One Prevotella intermedia ATCC 25611 = DSM 20706 DNA window includes the following coding sequences:
- the nspC gene encoding carboxynorspermidine decarboxylase, with product MKINTITFEELHRPVYVLEEAKLRNNLSLISSIAKEADIEIILAFKAYALWKTFPIFREYINATTASSLYEAKLGYNEFGAPTHTFSPAYTDYEIDEIAQCSSHLVFNSLSQFNQFHLRAKQANSNISIGLRVNPEYSEVETLLYNPCAAGTRFGVSADKLPPQLPADIEGFHIHCHCENGSDVFERTLQHIEDKFSQWFEQIKWINFGGGHLMTRKDYDIKRLISILKKFKTKYPHLKVILEPGSAFTWQTGPLVSQVVDIVEDKGISTAILNVSFTCHMPDCLEMPYYPDVRTAKHVEDNEQHAKNVYRLGGNSCLSGDWLGYWKFDHELQIGENIVFEDMLHYTTVKTNMFNGITHPDIALLKQDGELETLRNFTYNDYKQRMD from the coding sequence ATGAAAATAAACACAATAACATTTGAAGAGTTGCATCGCCCCGTCTATGTATTAGAAGAAGCGAAGTTGCGCAACAACCTGTCGCTTATATCGTCCATAGCAAAAGAGGCTGATATTGAAATCATCTTGGCTTTCAAAGCCTATGCCCTTTGGAAGACATTCCCTATTTTCCGCGAATATATTAACGCCACAACAGCATCGTCGCTTTACGAAGCCAAGCTGGGCTACAACGAGTTTGGCGCACCTACACATACCTTTTCGCCTGCTTATACCGATTACGAAATAGACGAAATAGCACAATGCTCATCGCATTTGGTGTTCAATTCGCTCTCGCAGTTCAATCAGTTTCACCTACGAGCAAAGCAAGCCAACAGCAACATAAGTATTGGATTGCGTGTCAATCCAGAATATTCTGAAGTAGAAACATTACTTTACAACCCCTGCGCAGCGGGCACCCGCTTCGGTGTATCAGCCGACAAGCTACCCCCACAGCTACCTGCCGACATTGAAGGTTTCCACATTCACTGCCACTGCGAAAATGGTAGCGACGTCTTCGAACGTACACTGCAACATATTGAGGACAAGTTTTCGCAATGGTTCGAACAGATTAAATGGATAAATTTCGGTGGCGGACACCTTATGACACGTAAGGATTACGACATAAAACGATTAATCAGCATACTGAAAAAGTTCAAAACAAAGTATCCACATCTTAAAGTAATATTAGAACCAGGCAGTGCATTTACTTGGCAAACAGGCCCTCTTGTATCGCAAGTTGTAGACATTGTAGAAGACAAAGGGATAAGCACTGCCATCTTAAACGTCAGTTTTACTTGCCACATGCCCGACTGTTTGGAAATGCCCTACTACCCCGATGTGCGTACAGCCAAGCACGTTGAAGACAACGAACAGCACGCAAAGAACGTTTATCGTCTGGGAGGAAACAGCTGCCTGAGCGGCGATTGGTTGGGATATTGGAAGTTTGACCACGAGTTGCAGATAGGCGAAAACATTGTTTTTGAAGATATGCTGCACTACACAACCGTTAAAACCAATATGTTCAACGGCATCACCCACCCCGACATTGCTTTACTGAAACAAGACGGAGAGTTGGAAACACTGCGCAACTTTACTTACAACGACTATAAGCAACGTATGGATTAA
- a CDS encoding DUF2141 domain-containing protein, whose amino-acid sequence MRRLLLSIITFAVCALCSGKTVTLSINGIRETEGTLLIMVETLDATDNAAKPVMLMQAVSGHKMEIALEMPEWSKFKVSAFIDANGNKQLDRDEYGRPTEGFILQVFTEKDLKKGVLTAKVTYLQ is encoded by the coding sequence ATGAGACGATTACTATTATCTATTATTACTTTTGCCGTATGCGCATTGTGTAGCGGTAAAACCGTAACGTTATCCATTAACGGGATTAGAGAAACAGAAGGGACGCTTTTAATAATGGTAGAGACTTTAGATGCGACCGATAATGCTGCTAAACCTGTAATGTTGATGCAAGCAGTGAGTGGGCACAAGATGGAAATAGCACTTGAAATGCCCGAGTGGAGTAAGTTTAAAGTAAGTGCTTTTATTGATGCGAATGGAAATAAACAGTTGGATAGGGACGAGTACGGCCGCCCAACGGAAGGGTTTATACTGCAGGTTTTCACTGAAAAAGATTTGAAGAAAGGCGTGCTTACTGCAAAAGTTACCTATCTTCAATAA
- a CDS encoding DnaJ domain-containing protein, translated as MAFIDYYKILGVKKDIPQKDVRAAYRKRAKQFHPDLHPNDAKAKAKFQALSEAYEVIGDPEKRAKYDKYGEQWRNAEAYEGFGGGWQNSGNYNTAFEGFDFGRMGGGFSSFFQDLFGGGSRGGFRKQTSYGRTAPQSQEVEVSIDLYTALLGGEIVVMLPQGKKVKLKVKPYTQNGTKVRIKSKDNSGDTILKYNVKLPTVLTENQKEHLLQMRNNA; from the coding sequence ATGGCATTTATAGATTATTATAAGATATTAGGGGTAAAGAAAGACATACCACAAAAAGATGTCCGCGCAGCCTATCGCAAGCGCGCAAAGCAATTTCACCCCGACCTTCACCCTAACGATGCAAAGGCAAAAGCAAAGTTTCAGGCATTGTCTGAGGCTTACGAAGTAATTGGCGACCCCGAAAAGCGTGCCAAATACGACAAGTATGGCGAACAGTGGCGCAATGCCGAAGCCTACGAAGGTTTTGGTGGTGGTTGGCAAAATAGTGGCAACTACAATACAGCCTTCGAGGGTTTCGACTTCGGCAGAATGGGTGGCGGCTTCAGCAGTTTCTTCCAAGACTTGTTCGGAGGTGGTTCGAGAGGTGGCTTCAGAAAACAGACAAGCTATGGCAGAACCGCTCCACAATCTCAAGAAGTAGAGGTCAGCATCGACCTATACACGGCTTTGCTCGGTGGCGAGATTGTCGTTATGCTTCCACAAGGCAAGAAAGTGAAGCTGAAAGTAAAGCCTTACACGCAGAACGGCACAAAGGTTAGGATAAAAAGCAAAGACAATTCGGGCGATACAATATTGAAATACAATGTAAAGCTCCCTACTGTCTTGACCGAAAACCAAAAGGAGCATCTCCTACAAATGCGCAACAATGCATAA
- a CDS encoding thiamine phosphate synthase: MKLVVMTKSTYFVEEDKILTALFEEGLDNLHISKTEKSTLYLERLLSLIPNTYHRYITVHQHYHLKAEKSLTGIHLDTENAVPPIGYKGQIGRTCRNSMLLKEMRRNSDYVFLANIYNSGRNNFDEEHTFSDLELNELKDQGLLGKRVYAMGGITLERLPDIKQYGFGGIVVGEEFWNQFDLHADIDFKGIIKYFQKLQQAIE, from the coding sequence ATGAAACTGGTCGTTATGACTAAATCCACATATTTTGTGGAAGAAGATAAAATATTGACTGCACTCTTCGAGGAAGGACTTGACAATCTCCATATCTCGAAGACCGAGAAATCTACCCTCTATTTAGAGCGGTTGCTATCGCTTATTCCAAACACCTATCATAGGTACATCACTGTTCATCAGCATTATCACCTAAAAGCCGAAAAATCGTTGACAGGTATTCATCTCGATACCGAAAACGCTGTTCCACCTATCGGATACAAAGGACAAATAGGAAGAACGTGCAGAAATTCTATGTTGCTGAAAGAAATGCGGAGAAATTCTGACTACGTATTTTTAGCCAATATATATAACAGCGGGCGTAATAATTTCGACGAAGAACATACGTTTTCCGATTTGGAACTGAACGAACTGAAAGACCAAGGACTGCTTGGGAAACGTGTTTATGCTATGGGAGGAATAACTTTGGAACGGCTTCCAGATATAAAGCAATATGGATTTGGAGGCATCGTTGTAGGCGAAGAGTTTTGGAATCAGTTCGATTTGCATGCCGACATCGATTTTAAAGGTATCATAAAGTACTTTCAGAAACTTCAACAAGCAATAGAATAA
- a CDS encoding ribose-phosphate pyrophosphokinase: protein MSEENSFLVFSGTKTRYLAEKICASLGCPLGNSLMTRFSDGEFVVSYEQSIRGKDVYLVQSTFPNSDNLMELLLMIDAAKRASARNIIAVIPYFGWARQDRKDRPRVSIGAKLVADLLSVAGIDRLITMDLHADQIQGFFDVPVDHLYASGVLLPYLQSLRLKDMVIASPDVGGSKRANTYAKYLGCPLVLCNKTRARANEVATMQIIGDVKDKNVVIVDDMVDTAGTMTKAADIMKEAGAKSVRACASHCVMSGPANERVEASAIEEIVFTDSIPYTDRCSKVKQISVADMFAETIRRVVNNESISNQYLI from the coding sequence ATGAGTGAAGAAAACTCTTTTTTAGTATTCTCGGGAACAAAGACGAGATACTTGGCAGAAAAAATTTGTGCAAGTTTGGGTTGTCCTTTAGGCAATTCGTTAATGACACGCTTCTCTGATGGAGAGTTTGTAGTTTCTTACGAGCAAAGTATTCGTGGAAAAGACGTATATCTTGTGCAAAGTACATTCCCTAACTCTGACAATCTAATGGAGCTGCTCTTGATGATTGATGCAGCAAAGCGTGCATCTGCCCGCAACATCATTGCCGTTATTCCTTATTTTGGTTGGGCGCGTCAGGACAGAAAAGACAGACCACGTGTGAGCATTGGTGCAAAATTGGTTGCCGACTTGCTCAGTGTAGCAGGTATTGACCGTCTTATTACAATGGATTTACACGCAGACCAGATTCAAGGATTCTTCGATGTGCCTGTGGATCACCTCTATGCAAGCGGTGTGTTGCTTCCATATTTACAGAGCCTACGTTTGAAAGATATGGTAATAGCCAGTCCTGATGTTGGTGGTTCTAAGCGTGCAAACACATACGCAAAGTATCTTGGCTGTCCGTTGGTGCTTTGCAACAAAACACGTGCACGTGCCAATGAGGTTGCAACAATGCAGATTATCGGTGATGTAAAGGACAAGAACGTTGTTATTGTAGACGATATGGTAGACACCGCAGGCACTATGACGAAGGCTGCTGATATTATGAAGGAAGCGGGAGCGAAGAGTGTACGTGCTTGTGCATCGCACTGCGTGATGAGCGGACCTGCCAACGAACGTGTAGAAGCATCTGCAATAGAAGAGATTGTATTTACCGATTCTATTCCATACACCGACAGATGTTCAAAGGTTAAGCAGATTTCGGTTGCCGATATGTTTGCAGAAACAATCCGTCGCGTTGTGAACAACGAAAGTATATCAAACCAATACCTTATTTAA